TATACTACATGAATTGCATTTCTTCATCTGGATGATATTTCCATTatgtttttacttttttttttcctactttCAATGAATTTTTAATGTTTCAAGCTCTGTGGCACACCGAATGACATGACGGTCCATTTTTACTTAAaagagagaattttttttttttttgatcaaGATGAAAACTTCTAGTGTAAAATGATGAACAGACCATTTTCTGCTTCTACTAGGATTTCAACATCTTGAGGTTCTATGGTGCTTTCTCCTATGCTTGTGATttattctttttcctctttgtCTGGAAAGAGGTAATGCAGGTTTGTATAATAGAAGAAATTTCACTTCCTGTATTCTTTTTTGCTTAGAGGATATTACTAGTTTTGCTTCTGTATTGGAAACTTTTAGCAGTAATATGAACTAGACTTTAATTTCTTTAATAGTGAATTGAGTGCTTTGTTGTAATAGAgttcttttccttctctttgGTATGATTCCTTGCATTTGATATGTGCTGTCGAGTACAGTTGACATGGCCAACCTCGTTCATTGCTTACATTAttgcaaaagaaaagaacatgATGTATAGACCGCTATACGTGTATTTATGTGTTCAAAATTTCTTACCAGCAGTTTTGCTCGTTGGTCCGGAGCTTGGCCATGCAACTGTACAGTGTGCCTTTTCCTGCCTCCTACAGGAAACAAAGCCCAAAGGAGGCTAATTGTTACAGGTAGAAGTTAGGTAATGCTTTCACTGCAGTTATCACAGTAGGCAATGTTCTCCAGATAAGGCTTAAAATGCTGATATTGTAGATGAATTGCTAATAGCTAGAGATATGAGAAGGCAAGACTGTCTCAAGTGTTTGAAGTGTTTGTGCAGAGAGAGGCCAATTTGTGTGCCAAGTGTGGAGCTCCCTCTGAGGACGTCAGACAAAATTTGTGCAAGTGCGCACAAATCCAGAAAAAGCTGGAGTTGCCATCTAGTTTTTTCAGTTTAAGGACACCAATTCCTTGTTAGATTTGCTAGTCTATTGGTAAAAGTCGGATGGATACGTGCACACCTTGGCTTATCAGATTTTTTTGCAGTAGTCTTTCTTCCTTATTCTACTATGGCTGGCTTGTGGACAAAGCTGGGGTCAGTAATGGCTGAATGTGCcaagaaaaagggagaaaagaagaaGGTTTCAggacttttttttccttcccttgCTTAGATTTTTTACTGGGAAAAAGTGATGAAATTTCCTCTGTCGATATTCTCCATTATCACAAAGTACGGCCGTGAAACATGAGGTCAGATTATGAGAATGTTTCAGAAGAAGTTTGTCCTTCTTATCTCCATTCCAAGAAAAAGAGTTCAATGTTTCTTTTAATTCCTGCCTAGACGCCCGAGTTAAGAAAAAGTGAAACATGTCTCACTCGTTGGTGGACTTTGTCTCTTAAATTTGTTCTTCAGTCTTTGGTGGACTTTCCCTTTCACATACTCTATTGCTTGGAGGAAATTTAGGTGGGCAGCAGTTGGAATTAAGAAGACGAAAAATgtgtttttgacttttcattGGTATGAAATTTCTGACCAAAGCTGCATTCCACATTGTCTTCGTGGAAGTTACTAGTCAACGTTCTTGGGTCTACGCTTCATTTACCATAAGAGAATTATATCAACCATAAGGGAATTatggggaaaaaaaatgcacCAATAGTCTTTCACATATTATTGGCATTAAATTTTAGTCCACAGAATTAAAACGAATGATTTTAGTTCACAACAATTAGAACACACTCACTTTTGATCATTGGTTACGTTTTTAGTCAAATTTTGCTCGAAATAAGGCATGGATACATCATTGCATCAATATTTGAAGGGTAAATTTCGCAATTTACTTAATATTTActcaaaatttctcattaattCTACCATTTCCCCTAGTTCTCCGCTTCTTGAACCCTAATTTTGCAAACCCAAAAATGCATATACCCATTTTTTGTTCaagttattatcactttattccCATAAACTATAATCTTATTATCAATTTATCCtctaaaatttattttagacAATTTATCCCACTATTAAACCAAAttagcaagttaaaaaatttcagaaaaaagtACCATCCTCTTTATAtaacaaaaacaataaaaaatttagaatggcTATTTTCCTTTctatatcaagaaaaaaaaaagtcaaaatattaatctcttttttcttggcaattttattaatattgaaaaaaaaagaaagatagaggggaaagagagagaaagacagagctcaatattttaaaaaaaaatacaatgaagaaataattcaatatttttattatattaaaatTACTTTACTTTTCTTATTACCGACAAATTTCAATCCTAATTCTGACGATGTTAAAGTAATAcaagtgtttggattgcattttccgtcattttttatggaaaaattactgtagcgatttgatatatgtgagggaaaaaggtgatatgtgatcacggaaaacgataATATTTTTCGAcagaaacaagcaatccaaacaaggcgaATCATTCttccttatttttttctttgcaaaacctaattttctgtcTCTTTACTGTCCcacctctttttcttttcctagtattgataAGTATGGAAAAAAATGTTTGAGTaaacccttttatttttatgtttttgagactctcaaagtgaaaaaaaaaagaataatcatttcaacttttttatttttaattatatatataaaaaaggtaaatacattaaaaaatttttgaacataCTAGTTAAATTAACGATAGGATAAGATGTTAGAGAGTAAAacgattgtatcactataatttaaaatgataaagtgataataacaatgtagtaatgttataaaacaaaaatgtatttttatcTAAAATTTGTTAACATATTGAGTTGAATTACCTACAAGAATGAAATGATTAAAGGATAACGTTAGGGGATAAattgatagtagtgatatagtttagGGGATAAAATTATAATAACCCTTTTTGTTCCACCACCACCCTCTTCCACCATTCTCACCCACCACCGCTGCTGACCACCTCTCACTCCTTTCCTGCCACATGAAATCAACTAACCGGTACTAGTACTACTATACTACTAGCTAGCAGTCAAATTAGAAAGTAATCTGAAACCCAGTTCCAGAATCTTGGTCAAATCTTTCAGCCTCAAAGGTCTTCAAAGATGCAGATGCAGCTTTAAACTCGGGTAAGGCCCCTTCTTTTGCCAAGGCAAGCTTGAGCAGCAGCCTTCCTCGTTGTCCTATCCTAACTGCTCAAAAACTCCACCAGACATATTAGCAAGTTACTCAGCTTCATCCTGAAGAGGCCACCATTGACCTCGATCATGATTTTCATGAACCCCAAATAAGAGGGATGGTAGTGGAATTAAAAGGGTGTGCATAAGAGGGAGAAGGAAGGGGAagacgagagagagagagggggaagACGAGAAGTGCAAGGGGTGACCGCGGCGGTGGAAGAGAAAATGGGTGTATTGCTTTTGGCTTGCAAAATTAGAGTTTGGgtggaaaaaaattagaaaaaataaaaatttactcAACGTTAAACAAGTTATCATGATATTCAAGTTATAAAATTTGACATAAAATGCGAGGAATTGACCAAAATGaacaattttttatttgttagagACTAAAATCACCCATATTAATTGTAAGGGATTATATTTTCACGTCAATAATACATGAGGAACGATTGGTTTCACCACCAACATTGATTTGAGCTGTACTTCCTGTTCTGAATGCTCCAATAGAATTTGCTGATTACTTGCTCTAAATTTGAATGTGATCAGGCTAATTATGTCCAACAAGTATCTCAAAGTTGCATGGTTTTTTGTGTCCCAGCGTAGTGTATGTTGTCCTTTCAATTGAGCCCTTGGTTTCGGTCTATTCATACTTAAATCTTGACATGAGCCAATTTAATCCTCAAAATATAAAATTAGTCATACTTAAAGTAAAATCGTTGATGTAAATGAAATAGACTTTATAGTTAAATGGGATAAATTCTACACTTTGGTGACTAAAGTGGAATAAACTCATCATTTAAGGATTAAGGTGTGATAGATTTCATATTTTAGAGACTAAAGTGTTCATCCATGTAGCATTGAAGGTTGTAAAGTGGAATTAACTCGTTGATTATTAAACTGAAAAagtaaaaagtaaaaaagtcAAGTTGGTAATCTTCCATCACAAAAAGCTtgatacacttgcacacaataTCCTATTATCAATATCAAAATGTGTTGCACTTTGGACAGTGCAACTCATAGATTCATAATTACATGACTTAACGTTTCTCATactttatttgaaataacataGCTCTAATATCTATGCTATTAGGCCTCTCTTTGGGATTTTCCAATGTGCAAAAGCAAGCAATCTTGAGGACTAAAAGCATTTGCTCCTCGTATCCATTGCCCAAGAGCTTAGGATCGATTGCCCTCTTTGGATCCTCTGAGGTCATGACATTCCTCATCCAATGCACTAGATTCATTTCATCTGTCTCCTGGAAAAATTCATCTGATGGGAGTTTTCCCATCACCAAAGAAGCCAGCAGGACACCAAAGCTGTAGATGTCACACTTGTCTGTGAACTTGAGTGTTTGATGATACTCTGGTGCAATATATCCCAAGGTTCCCACCACATTTGAAGATGTAACATGCGTGTAAGCTTCTGGCATTGCTTTTGCCAGCCCGAAATCAGCAATTCGAGCTTCCATGTCATCATCAAGAAGAACGTTTGCAGGCTTGAGATCCCTATGAATTATACGTGGAGTATGATTCACATGGAGATATTCAAGCCCGGCTGCAATCCCTAAAGCAATTCTGTGCCTGGACAGCCAATCTAGTTCATTCTCCCCAGCTGCAACTTTTTGCAGCATATCTTGTAAGCTACCATTTTTCATGAATTCATACACAAGGTAATGGCAGTCAGGCCGCGGCATATGGGCTAAAAGAGGAAGTAGATTCCTGTGCCTGATTTGACCCACAGTCTGAATTTCTGATTTGATCTGGCGCATTTTCTTATGCAAGGCCTTGCTCTCCTCTTCGGCGAGCTCCGCAGCATCTCTGGGGGGTTGAATTATCTTCTTAATGGCAATCACCTTACCATTGCTTCCAGGTAACTCAGCTTTGTATACTTCTCCACATCCTCCTCTACCAATGACTTCAAGTCTTGCAATTCCTTCTTCGTTTTGCAAGAAAGCCAAGTCCTCAGCTCTCTTAATGATTGGACTGAAAATTGCCAGACTTGTGTCCTTATCCCCTCCTTGAATCCAGAACTTCAACATCTTAAAAACCACAGATGCCACGAACCCTGATATACTTCCTGCAACAGTTCCAGCAAAAAACCCAACAATCCAAGCTCCAATCTTCTTTTTAGCCTTCTTATGATGTTTGTGGACCCCCGCGGTTGTGGATGGTGATGGAGCTTGAGTTAAGTTTTGATTTGAGCCCACCCCTGGTGCTATTGCGGGTGCTACTGCTGAGGTCTTGTTACTCCTTGATGAATTTTCAGCAAAAATATATCGTCTTGGGACAATATTAACTTCTGTGGACTCTGATAAGGAATCATCTCCATTTTGATTCGGAACGGGGATAGGACCTTCCAGTAAATTGTTTCCGGAAATATTCAAGAACCGAAGATTCCGAAAAGATCTCAAAGACGGAGGGATTTTCCCAACAAACAAATTATCTGCCAGAGAAAGCTTTTCCAAGTTAGGAAAATGTTTCAAGAATCTCAAGTTTCCTGAAAGCTGATTAGAAGAGAGATCAAGAACCCGAAGCTGAATCAAGGACGATAACTCCGTTGGAACTTTGCCCGAAAGTCGATTGTTTCGCAAGTCTAGAACTTGAAGCTTTCGACAGTTGACAATCTGAGGTGGGATTTGATCAAGAAGTTTGTTGTTCGGCAGTGACAGCTCTTTGAGCTCAGAAAGTCTACCAATTGCAGGAGACAAAACTCCCCTCAACTGCTCAGACTTAAAAACAATTCGTGTGACTTTAAGCACAACTGAACTGTTTGAGATTCGCCGTTCGCAGGATATCCCAGCAGAGTTGCAGGGACACTCTAGGCCACGGCGTTGACCATGAATGCCCAAGTCTTTTTGAATGATCGAGATTGCTTCATAGTCTGATTTGTCAAGACTCAGCTTTGATTGAACAAGAAGGATTAGAGTGAAGAAGGTGAGAAAAATGATGTGGGATTTGGCGAGGCCGAAGGCCATTGGTTCTCAGCCTTGGAGGGAGGAGGAGGGCCGAAGAGAGGTGGCTAAGCGGAggaagaaaaatcaaaaatggTGATCTGAGCTTGGATTGGTGCTGGCTAGGAGGGAATGGGAATGGGAATGGTGGTTTGCAATTTTTATGATTATCATAATATAATATAGTTGAAGGCGGAGTAGACTTGGACTAAGGACTTTGGAAATGTTGGGTCCTTTGGGCCCATATAGTGGAACCTTAGGTCCAATTCAAATAATTTGGGATGGTTTTTCTCATAGCGTTGACATCTGAATTCCCCCTTTTAGCCtcctttttattatttaattccCTTTTCCAACCTCGTGTTACCGACCAATCATGTCAGCTAGCCTAAGAAGCGTCGGGATTCTCCATGATAGGTAGACTAATTGTAAAACACAGCAGATGGCCATACTGTTGGGATGCATTGCATTAAAAGTAGTAAATTTGTTGTGTTTATGCACGTTGTTGTATTACTGCCTGTATTCATTACTGTAATGTCTACGTCTATGTATGTAATCGCCTACGTTACAGGCAGCGGCGGAGcgagaaaaaattttcaatggagagtgtgtttggattgtaaattatttgagataactTTGTAAAAAAGTACCGTAgcacttttttgatatgatgtatatgagataaaaagatgattgaaaaatgtgctGATGATGCAAGTAAATCAGTACGTGTAAATAAATTGAAATAATTGACAATCCGAACACAAAATTTTTTACCGActctttttttagttttttaagtAAAAGAATGTTCACCAACAAGTTGAAATGAAAAACCTTTTTTTAACTCACTTCAAATGGAATTTTGTGACCCACGTATCTTTTTAGAATATTAGTTCATTAATCAATTTAGAAGACCATGTAATCCTTTCACTTCCTTTATAAGAAAACTTTGGGGACACACTTGAAATTATATCAAAATTCTATGAGTATTATAGGAATTTACGGAGGCAGTGGAGGCCCATGCCCCCGTGTCCCACCTTAAATCCACCACTGTTACACGGTACAATTCTATTATGTAAGTCTAATCACAATTAGAAAGCCTAATAGCATTTTACATTGGTtaaaatttgagaaattaacCAATGGACTACCTTGTACTTCTACACCCTTTTGTGCCTATCAAGTTTTCAAGTGATGGGACACCGTGCGTGTCATGCTGGACAGGTTAAATCATGGGTTTAATTACAAATTTCGATTAATTGATTTTAACTGGCTTATAAAGTTCCACATATATATAAACTTATCCAATGATAAACTCTTTAAAATTTATAGAATAATTCTACGTCTAGCTTTATATTCATCGGTCACCATGAAAGCAACATCTCATTGAATAGAAAACTGCACCTCCCTCTAATGACTTGGAAAAATCTTATGTCAAGATTAACGTTGGGTTCGGGGCACAAGAATGGCTCGTGTTGATTGGCTTGCCCCTTCAAGACCGGAGTCTCAAGTCTTTGAAGCTTTGCTATCCAAGAATCAAAGGCAGGAATTATTCATGACATCATTTGTTGAAGCTCTATCATTAgaggataattttttttttacattgtcTTAAAAATGTATTGTTTTCCCTCTTTATCATTTACTCTTTGAAAATCTGTAATAAATAATAAGCCAGAGTCTATGGCTGGTTCTCCACCATTTCTAGGTGATTTAATAAGAAAAAAAGTTCCAAACCGAGACAGggtattattattattgggGTAGAGCTGTTTTGACCATCCAAAAATGAATGAGTTGTAGGAATTGTGTTGCATCGCAGTTAAGGGCTAGTGAGACCTCTTTCTATGActcttccctccttaaaagttGGGGCAGCCCTCCAACTAGGGTGTGGTTTGGCACCACTACTGCTCAATGAGTTTTTCATTTCTTGAGTGAATGCCTTGCAAGTAATTCTTATAGCCATCAAGATTAAAAgctttttatatatattgagTTATCTATTTACTTAGAGTCTCAAAAACTAGCCAAACTTGTTTATATTTCCGAGCAACTATCAAATAGATAGTCTCTTCCTGAAGCAATTAGCCTTTTTCTTATTCAAAAATTATTAAAGAAATATATAAGTgctcaatatatatatacatcctTCCAAATTTGCATAGGTCACAATATCAATGTGTCTATCAACAAGGGCATGTTTAGGCTTCACAACTCTTTTAACTTGCCATTTCAACTCTTTCACCCTGATGAGGGAACACtcatcatgaaatttggtaCTAGGCAAAAGAAAGGAGAGTTGTTGGGAATTGAATTCCTTTCTTTAATCAATGTAATGACTTTGGAGCTTTGGTGGCAAGCTTTGGCTACTTTCTTCAAAATCTTAGTAGTATAAAAGGCAAACACTCATGCTAATTGTAAGCATGGCACTAATCAGAATAGGCTGTTCTTGTTTAGTTTTTGTTCCTTTCTTCATCAGTGTTTATTTTACCATTATTTGAGAACATCTTGAAACTTCTAAGGTTCAATTTTCAGTTAAACAGCACAACTCCTGCATTTTCAAGCACTGTTTTGTTGGTGGAAAGAAGCTTTTAGTGATATTTAGCTTGGGTTGGACGATACACTTCATGTTACATAAATATTTCTTAGCAAAAAGAATTTATAATTGCACTT
This portion of the Coffea eugenioides isolate CCC68of chromosome 11, Ceug_1.0, whole genome shotgun sequence genome encodes:
- the LOC113751777 gene encoding leucine-rich repeat receptor-like serine/threonine/tyrosine-protein kinase SOBIR1, giving the protein MAFGLAKSHIIFLTFFTLILLVQSKLSLDKSDYEAISIIQKDLGIHGQRRGLECPCNSAGISCERRISNSSVVLKVTRIVFKSEQLRGVLSPAIGRLSELKELSLPNNKLLDQIPPQIVNCRKLQVLDLRNNRLSGKVPTELSSLIQLRVLDLSSNQLSGNLRFLKHFPNLEKLSLADNLFVGKIPPSLRSFRNLRFLNISGNNLLEGPIPVPNQNGDDSLSESTEVNIVPRRYIFAENSSRSNKTSAVAPAIAPGVGSNQNLTQAPSPSTTAGVHKHHKKAKKKIGAWIVGFFAGTVAGSISGFVASVVFKMLKFWIQGGDKDTSLAIFSPIIKRAEDLAFLQNEEGIARLEVIGRGGCGEVYKAELPGSNGKVIAIKKIIQPPRDAAELAEEESKALHKKMRQIKSEIQTVGQIRHRNLLPLLAHMPRPDCHYLVYEFMKNGSLQDMLQKVAAGENELDWLSRHRIALGIAAGLEYLHVNHTPRIIHRDLKPANVLLDDDMEARIADFGLAKAMPEAYTHVTSSNVVGTLGYIAPEYHQTLKFTDKCDIYSFGVLLASLVMGKLPSDEFFQETDEMNLVHWMRNVMTSEDPKRAIDPKLLGNGYEEQMLLVLKIACFCTLENPKERPNSIDIRAMLFQIKYEKR